GGTTCCACCGGCACAGTGGTCAGCGGCGCGATGGACTGGCTGGCCCGGCAGGAGGGACGGGAGCTGACCGCGGTGGCCATCGCCCCGGATCTGGGTGAGCGGTATCTGGAGACCATCTACCAGACCAACTGGGTCCAGGACCTGTACGGCGAGGACGTCCTCGACACCCAGGCGCTGACCACCGCATCCCAGGCAGCCTGACCCCCGCACATGGTGAAGCCCAGATCGCCTCGCGGTTCCGCGCGGAGATCGCCGGCGGCCACGGTGCGCGTCACGCCCCCACGCGCACCCTGCGCACCGCTGGCCACACGATCACCTTCAGTGCTGCGACCGGGGCGACCGGAGCCGGTGAGCCCGGCGGCCCTGCGCCTGGCCCACTGCACCGGCCTCGCCACGCCGGCCTCACAGGCTGATGTGGTACGCCTTGCGCAGCGTCTCGTGCACCGTCCACGTCGTACGGTCCCCCTCACGCAGGACGCATGCGTCCCCCGGCCCGACCTCCAGCGTGTCGCCGCCCTCTACCTCGATGGTGGCGCGCCCGCTCACGACGACAAAGAGTTCGTTGGCCTCGGTGTCGGTGACCACGCCCGGCGTGATCTGCCAGATGCCGCGCAGCTGCTTGCCGTCCTCGGACTCCCACAGCACCCTGCCGGTCACGACCGGCTCCCCGGAGACGATCTGATCGGGGTCGAGCGGCTCGACCTCCAGGTCGGCGTCCGGAATGTGCACAGCGAACGAAGGCGAAGCGGGCTGGGCGGCTGAGTGATCAAAGGTTGTCATGGCGCGTCACCTTAGCGGGCGGAAGATCTGTGGTGCGTGGCGAGCCGTGCCCTGTTCGCCACCAATCCTGAGCAGCGTCTTCCGTACGTCCGATGGTCCCCTGAGCCCATGTCCAGCCGGAACTTTGTACAAGCCCACCTGGATCTTCTGTGTCGGCAAAGTAATGCGGCGACTGCGGCGAACGGGTGCTGCAATGCCGCTTGTCCTTACGGGACTTGAACCGGATCTCGGCGATCTTCGGCCCCTTGCGGGTGCCCTTCGTCCACGCGAAGAAGTTGCGGTACGCGGTGTTCAGGTTCCGCAGCGACTGCTGCAGCATTACCGCGGATACCCCCCGAGCCAGGAACGGGCCAGGTGTCCTTGTGTGTGGGCAGCGCGTCGTTGAACACGACGCGGCCCTGGCCTGCCGCTGCTTATTGGTCCGGGCCGAGGTGGGGAACTCGGCCCGGGCCAATGAGCAGCGGCGGTGCAGCGCGGCATGTGCCGGGGACGTGCGCCGGTGCCGGATCGCCTTCTTGGCGGTTTGCCGCTCGGGTGGCCGGGCGTCACAGTCCCAGGGAGATGGCCAGCCGGGTGAGTTCGGCGGTGCTGCTGATGTTGAGCTTGGCCCGGATACGGCGCAGATAGGCGTCGACCGTGTGCTTGGAGAGCCCCATGTGGCGGGCCGTTTGCAGGTAGGTGCGCCCTGCGGCGATATGTCGCAGTGTCTCCCGCTCACGCGGGGCCAGCGCAG
This portion of the Streptomyces sp. NBC_01750 genome encodes:
- a CDS encoding response regulator transcription factor; this translates as MSLTLATPHIEAPAPALAPRERETLRHIAAGRTYLQTARHMGLSKHTVDAYLRRIRAKLNISSTAELTRLAISLGL
- a CDS encoding cupin domain-containing protein, whose translation is MTTFDHSAAQPASPSFAVHIPDADLEVEPLDPDQIVSGEPVVTGRVLWESEDGKQLRGIWQITPGVVTDTEANELFVVVSGRATIEVEGGDTLEVGPGDACVLREGDRTTWTVHETLRKAYHISL